A genomic window from Gossypium hirsutum isolate 1008001.06 chromosome D12, Gossypium_hirsutum_v2.1, whole genome shotgun sequence includes:
- the LOC121224551 gene encoding uncharacterized protein: protein MVVTEDECCVHFDNGLRDNLRVLIASQRERDFSSLVEKVKIAEEEFPLRADQMQAQCTSTADLQRVVQPPPRGRGQARGGNGMGRGQRAPGRGAGQIKARQPALVYTTRRREDRDAPDVITDTFLIYDVLYTTFIDIGSTHSFVACSVSKNLGLSVESTFSEVTVLNLLGQSIRVSKLYRNVPLNVQGTVFLADLMELPFGEFDMILGMDWLVKHRVSWDYATKRVVLRTEEGSVVVVIGEHQNYLANMIFALVAEKLVRKGCEAYLAYVSASAFGDSTVMNFRIVRDFPDVFPEELPGLPSNQEVEFGIQLFPSLTPPEPGKEFTVYSDASYVGLGYVLM, encoded by the exons atggtggTGACTGAGGATGAGTGTTGTGTCCACTTTGATAATGGCCTCAGAGATAATTTGAGAGTCCTAATAGCTtcgcagagggagcgtgatttttCCTCACTGGTTGAAAAGGTGAAGATTGCAGAGGAG GAGTTTCCGTTGAgggccgatcagatgcaagctcaaTGTACTAGTACTGCAGACCTACAGAGGGTAGTACAACCGCCACCTAGAGGTcgtggtcaggctaggggtggtaatggcatGGGTCGTGgacagagagcaccgggcagaggtgctggacagaTTAAGGCGAGGCAGCCTGCTTTAGTTTATACTACACGTcgccgagaggatagagatgctccggATGTCATCACAGATACGTTTCTTATTTATGATGTGCTTTACACTACATttatagatataggatctacgcATTCCTTTGTTGCCTGTTCTGTTTCCAAAAACCTAGGGCTTTCGGTTGAGAGTACTTTTAGTGAGGTGACTGTGCTGAACTTGCTGGGGCAATCTATTAGAGTTAGCAAACTGTACAGAAATGTTCCTTTAAATGTTCAAGGGACGgtatttctggctgatttgatggagcttccgtttggggagttcgataTGATATTagggatggactggttggtcaagcatcgTGTCAGTTGGGACTATGCTACTAAGAGGGTCGTATTAAGAACTGAGGAGGGTAGTGTAGTAGTTGTGATTGGGGAACATCAGAATTACTTGGCTAACATGATTTTTGCATTGGTAGCTGAGAAactggttcgtaagggatgtgaggcatatTTGGCTTACGTAAGTGCTTCCGCTTTTGGGGACTCTACTGTAATGAACTTCAGAATTGTGAGAGATTTTCCAGATGTCTTTCCTGAGGAGCTACCAGGTTTACCTTCGAATcaggaagtggagtttgggattcaGCTTTTCCCTAGTTTAACTCCG CCTGAACCTGGAAAGGAGTTcacggtttatagtgatgcatcatatGTCGGTTTGGGATATGTGTTGAtgtag
- the LOC121224153 gene encoding glutaredoxin-C5: MYSYMGMGMGSDPMERLVKLASESAVVIFSVSSCCMCHAVKRLFCGMGVNPAVYELDQDPRGKELERALMRLLGNSQAVPVVFIGGKLIGSMDRVMASHINGTLVPLLKEAGALWL; this comes from the coding sequence ATGTATTCTTACATGGGGATGGGGATGGGGTCAGACCCGATGGAGCGATTGGTGAAGCTGGCGTCGGAGAGCGCGGTTGTGATATTCAGTGTGAGCAGCTGCTGCATGTGCCACGCTGTGAAGAGGCTGTTCTGCGGAATGGGAGTGAACCCAGCGGTGTACGAGCTGGACCAGGACCCCAGAGGGAAAGAGTTGGAAAGAGCTCTGATGAGGCTGCTTGGCAACTCACAAGCTGTTCCTGTTGTTTTCATCGGAGGGAAGCTGATAGGTTCCATGGACCGAGTCATGGCATCCCATATTAATGGAACCCTGGTACCACTTCTCAAGGAGGCAGGAGCCCTTTGGCTCTAA